One Chaetodon auriga isolate fChaAug3 chromosome 14, fChaAug3.hap1, whole genome shotgun sequence genomic window carries:
- the commd8 gene encoding COMM domain-containing protein 8 — MVDLLSRLAVTDCLKLCHRVVDGLCGREPPHRGDYSSTWSLEEWLELLNSLTALFRLVVGNNSSDAVVLARLSGVGNSHAEAVLSVLRARQEEIRRALLDRTNSISSATLQDFDWQLKLALSSDKISSLHTPLLALSLDVRENGALRSVTMEMSREELNTLISSLEAANKVVLQLK, encoded by the exons atggtgGATTTACTGAGCAGATTAGCTGTCACAGACTGTCTTAAA CTGTGTCACAGGGTGGTGGATGGACTGTGTGGGAGAGAGCCTCCACACAGGGGGGATTACAGCTCCACCTGGAGCCTGGAGGagtggctggagctgctgaactCCTTGACAGCCCTCTTCCGCCTGGTGGTGGGGAACAACAGCTCTGATGCCGTG GTGCTGGCCAGGCTGTCGGGTGTTGGCAACAGCCATGCAGAGGCTGTGCTGAGTGTGCTGAGAGCCAGACAAGAGGAGATCCGCCGTGCTCTGCTGGACAGAACCAACTCCATCTCCTCTGCTACTCTGCAGGACTTTGACTGGCAACTTAAG TTAGCTCTGTCCAGTGATAAGATCTCATCTCTCCACACTCCTCTGCTCGCTCTCAGTCTGGATGTGAGAGAGAACGGAGCCCTCCGGTCTGTCACCATGGAGATGAGCAGAGAGGAGTTAAACACACTCATCAGTTCATTAGAGGCTGCTAATAAG GTGGTGCTGCAGTTGAAATGA